In a single window of the Mugil cephalus isolate CIBA_MC_2020 chromosome 6, CIBA_Mcephalus_1.1, whole genome shotgun sequence genome:
- the hmg20b gene encoding SWI/SNF-related matrix-associated actin-dependent regulator of chromatin subfamily E member 1-related, whose amino-acid sequence MGGIKQEQSDASQQPKASHTADQPPEEPKKRGWPKGKKRKKVLPNGPKAPVTGYVRFLNERREHMRARYPDLPFPEITKRLGAEWTRLAPNDKQRYLDEAERDKMQYAQELKEYQQTEAYQITSAKIQDKRIKKEDTPSVIISSGSGSSVSKASDLPSRFDIPIFTEEFLDQNKAREAELRRLRKANIEFEEQNAVLQRHIKDMYNAKERLEAELGQDEKRTQALHQHLLAIKHTLVNSLSSVPLPGTGETASLGNLDSYLSRLSGVLEGNPHKHRALLNQLCEVLSSLDSEKL is encoded by the exons cCCAAGAAGAGAGGCTGGCCaaagggaaagaagagaaagaaggtcCTACCAAATGGTCCTAAGGCCCCGGTAACAGGATACGTCCGCTTCCTGAATGAGCGGCGAGAACACATGCGGGCCCGTTACCCCGACTTACCATTCCCAGAAATTACCAAGAGACTCGGAGCTGAGTGGACACGATTAGCCCCGAATGACAAACAG CGCTATCTGGATGAGGCGGAGCGGGACAAGATGCAGTACGCTCAGGAGCTCAAGGAATATCAGCAGACGGAGGCCTATCAGATCACCAGCGCCAAGATACAAGACAAGAGGATCAAAAAAG AAGACACTCCATCAGTCATCATCAGTTCGGGTTCGGGGTCATCAGTATCAAAG GCGTCTGACCTCCCCAGCAGATTTGACATCCCCATCTTCACAGAGGAGTTCCTTGATCAGAACAAAG cacGGGAGGCTGAACTACGGCGGCTTCGGAAGGCCAACATCGAGTTTGAGGAGCAGAATGCGGTGCTGCAGCGGCACATTAAGGACATGTACAATGCTAAAGAACGCCTGGAGGCTGAACTGGGGCAGGATGAGAAGCGTACCCAGGCTCTCCACCAACACTTGCTGGCCATTAAGCACACACTGGTCAACAGTCTGTCATCAGTCCCTCTGCCAG GTACAGGTGAGACAGCATCGCTCGGAAACCTGGACTCGTACCTGAGTCGCCTCAGTGGAGTGCTTGAGGGAAATCCCCACAAACACCGCGCCCTGCTCAACCAGCTGTGTGAGGTTCTCTCTAGCCTGGACAG TGAGAAGCTATGA